A single window of Leishmania panamensis strain MHOM/PA/94/PSC-1 chromosome 35 sequence DNA harbors:
- a CDS encoding hypothetical protein (TriTrypDB/GeneDB-style sysID: LpmP.35.3590), with product MLSSSSAGAAVKSNTGALTAALTTVKADEDPNVEVLWASKCIHKLTRATDALIARDFVLREEEAILDDLETYLASLEDEVKKSELQTEELRSRTSLLRPDKRRAVVGENAEVSALWKEYGNAMGRLVKQHSLRLEELEKALSTVSARDPEFPLPEPLQPPPVVKVSSTMAALLDVSKGQKVQS from the coding sequence atgctcagcagcagcagtgccggtgctgctgtgaagTCAAACACCGGTGCGCTTACTGCCGCCCTCACCACTGTGAAAGCGGACGAGGACCCCAAtgtggaggtgctgtggGCAAGCAAGTGCATTCATAAGCTGACGCGGGCTACCGACGCCCTCATTGCACGCGACTTTGtcctgcgcgaggaggaggcaatcTTAGATGACCTCGAGACCTACCTCGCCTCCCTCGAGGACGAGGTGAAGAAGTCGGAGCTCCAGACCGAGGAGCTTCGTAGCAGGACCTCCTTGTTGCGCCCCGATAAGCGGCGCGCCGTCGTAGGCGAGAACGCGGAGGTGTCTGCACTGTGGAAGGAGTACGGCAACGCCATGGGACGCCTCGTGAAACAACACTCGCTTCGGCTAGaagagctggagaaggcacTCTCCACCGTGTCGGCTAGAGATCCAGAGTTCCCACTGCCGGAGCCATTacagccgccgccagtgGTAAAGGTATCGTCGACGATGGCTGCTCTGTTGGATGTGTCGAAGGGGCAGAAAGTGCAGTCGTGA
- a CDS encoding NADH-ubiquinone oxidoreductase complex I subunit, putative (TriTrypDB/GeneDB-style sysID: LpmP.35.3600), whose protein sequence is MTVAGGVDSGDSHAYDDHRGHHGAVTAPYEKIKAPSMASQDYLENLPAFDTTKPMPQPRSAVERFTRVLQMQFGQDPDMPVFGVNSERKYHSLFDYLASSITPLRPRTYVDSYTRPNPCPEEYWWASWRWPRTKYVNAKVPPPVDGKYTDYYHYLAFKNWLERERDVYVAHANLVHEMTSRCLVKEGQYNAAKNCRHLYHKEFAMSRMEEFNQAMLYMAMTGNAAIRETPYPANFVEEKRKIYDDWLYRTRMRKPGDAA, encoded by the coding sequence ATGACAGTAGCTGGCGGAGTGGACAGTGGCGACAGCCACGCGTACGATGACCACCGCGGCCACCACGGCGCTGTCACCGCCCCGTACGAGAAAATTAAAGCACCGTCGATGGCTTCGCAAGACTATCTCGAGAACTTGCCGGCCTTTGACACGACAAAGCCCATGCCACAGCCGCGCAGTGCGGTGGAGCGCTTTACACGCGTACTGCAGATGCAATTTGGCCAGGACCCTGACATGCCCGTCTTCGGTGTCAATAGTGAGCGCAAGTACCACAGCCTCTTTGACTACCTGGCGAGTTCTATCACACCGTTGCGTCCGCGCACGTACGTGGACTCGTACACGCGTCCAAACCCATGCCCTGAGGAATACTGGTGGGcgtcgtggcggtggcctCGGACGAAGTACGTCAACGCCAAGGTACCGCCGCCGGTGGATGGCAAATACACCGACTACTACCACTACCTAGCGTTCAAGAACTGGCTGGAGCGGGAGCGTGATGTATACGTGGCACATGCCAACTTGGTGCACGAAATGACATCGCGCTGCCTCGTCAAGGAGGGGCAGTACAACGCTGCCAAGAACTGCCGTCACCTGTACCACAAAGAGTTCGCCATGTCGCGTATGGAAGAGTTCAATCAGGCGATGCTGTATATGGCCATGACGGGTAACGCCGCCATCCGCGAGACGCCATACCCGGCGAACTTTGTAGAAGAGAAACGCAAGATCTACGATGACTGGCTGTACCGTACTCGCATGCGCAAGCCTGGTGATGCAGCCTAG